The Coffea arabica cultivar ET-39 chromosome 1e, Coffea Arabica ET-39 HiFi, whole genome shotgun sequence genome has a window encoding:
- the LOC140009523 gene encoding glucan endo-1,3-beta-glucosidase-like, with translation IKVSTSISAGLLSVSYPPSQGSFSNEAKPFIKPIINLLVQNNSPLLVNVYPYFGYIGDPVNIHLDYALFTSQRTVVQDGSFGYRNIFDAILDAHYSALEKEGGAKVNIVVSEPSDGNPPAASSGNAGTYYRNVISHVKSGQGTPRRPGRGIETYLFAMFEENQKPGAETERHFGLFFPNQQSKYGISFN, from the exons atcaaggTTTCAACATCAATATCTGCAGGTCTGCTAAGCGTTTCTTATCCTCCCTCACAAGGATCATTTTCAAACGAGGCTAAACCCTTCATTAAGCCTATAATTAATCTTCTAGTCCAAAATAATTCACCATTGCTAGTCAATGTGTATCCCTACTTCGGCTATATCGGTGATCCAGTCAACATTCATCTCGATTATGCATTATTCACCTCACAAAGAACTGTTGTTCAAGATGGCTCGTTTGGATATCGAAACATTTTTGATGCAATTTTGGATGCTCATTATTCAGCTCTAGAAAAAGAAGGTGGTGCTAAAGTAAACATTGTTGTGTCGGAACCATCGGATGGGAATCCTCCTGCTGCATCATCTGGAAATGCAGGAACTTACTATAGGAATGTGATTAGCCATGTTAAGAGTGGACAAGGGACTCCAAGAAGGCCCGGAAGGGGTATAGAAACTTATCTGTTTGCCATGTTTGAAGAAAACCAGAAGCCTGG AGCAGAGACAGAGAGACATTTTGGCCTCTTTTTTCCAAATCAACAGTCTAAGTATGGAATCAGTTTCAACTAA